The genome window accaggggacttcaagctaaactcaacaccttcgggaattctcagaggcgctccgctataattcaccggactgtccggtgcaccaccggacagtgtccggtgccccaagggagagcaactctgaactcgccagcttcgggaatccgctccgctataatccaccggacagtgtccggtgcacaccggactatccggtgtgacagcggagcaacggctacttcacgcgcaacggtcgactgcaacgcattaaatgcgcgccagcgcgcgcagaggagcagagcacacgcgggtggcacatcggacagcctacagggcgtcagggcctgtccggtgcaccaccggacagtcaggcaGGCCCACatgacagaactccaacggtcgaaccccaacagtctgctgacgtggctggcacaccggacagtgtccggtggcgcaccggactgtccggtgcgccgtgcgactgcagccttccaacggccactttgtggtggttggggctataaataccccaaccaccccacattcattggcatccaagtttctacacttctacaccttacaagagctatagcattcaatactagacacaccaaatagatcaaatcctctcccaatttcacacaagactttagtgattagtgagagagatttgttgtgttcttttgagctcttgcgcttggattgcttccttctttcattctttcttgcgaacaactcaattgtaaccaaggcaagagacaccaattgtgtggtggtccttgcggggaattttgttcccgtttgattgagaagagaagctcactcggtctgagggaccgtttgagagagggaaagggttgaaagagacccggtctttgtgaccacctcaacgaggagtaggtttgcaagaaccgaacctcggtaaaacaaatcatcgtgtctcgctctttattcgctcacgatttgttttgcgccctctctctcggactcatttatatttctaacgctaacccggcttgtagttgtgattaagtttgtaaatttcagattcaccctattcaccccccctctaggcgactttcaccttgcttggtagcgcctccctactgctggttgctttgagagcaacgggatgTGGCTCATAGAcgtgtagtggaccgtttagtgcatcgtctatgtatcgagcttctttcaccatcatacgcccgcttacaaattttccgagtatctcctcaggcgtcatcttggtgtacctgtggTTTTCAcagataagattcacaagatgggggtcaataactgtaaatgacctgagcatgagtcgaacgacgtcatgatccgtccatcttgtgcttccatagcttcggatcttgttgaccggGGTCTTGAGTCTgtcgtaggtttgtgttggctcttctcccctgatcatggcgaatctccccagcttgccttccaccaattccatcttggtgatcattacAACATCATTTCCCTCgtgcgatatcttgagggtgtcccagatttgtttggcgttgtccaagccgctaaccttataatattcatccctgcacagagatgctagcaaaacagtagtggcttgggcatttttatgaatttgtacaTTGATAAGCAcaggattgtcagtactatcaaaatacattccattttccacaatttcccaaatgctaggatggagagaaaataggtgactacgcattttatggctccaaaatgagtaatcttctccatcgaagtgtgggggttttccaagaggaatagaaagtaaatgggcatttgaattgtacggaatgcgggaataatcaaaggaatagttttgattaactgtCTTTCTTTTGGACGAGTCGTCACGTTGTTGtcctcccttggtgaagaagaggaggcgtcgctgtcatagtatatgatcttcttgatgcgcctctttttcttcctgtccctcttcttgtgactcgagcctgagtcagtgggcttatcgtctcttggctcattgaagatgggctccttttccttgccgttgaccaccatcccctttcccttaggatccatctcttcgggcggttagtcccttagatgaagagtacaactctgataccaattgagagcacctaaaggggggtgaataggtgatcctgtaaaatcaaacactaaatagccacaaacttgattattgaAGCGTTAGTGTGACCAAGTAActatgaagcgagttcttgtgaacaaaacaGTCACAGAAAAAGCAATaaaagagacacgtgatttttatcccgtggttcggccaagtaacacttgcctacttccatgttgtggcgtcccaatggacgagggttgcactcaacccctttcacgtgatccaatgatcgacttgaataccatggtctttTATCTTTTGAGTATCCTtctcatttgcgaggaatctccacaaagtggagcctctcgcccttataatactgatcacaaagaaagaacaagagtaaggatgggagagcaacacatgcatgactcaaatccgcagcacacacacgcacacaggccaacacttgagctcgaaacgtagcacagtgagttcacaactcaaacggagctcaaatcactaacacaatcgatcaaatgcatgaaggcggagtctgggagtcttagaatgctttagagaatgcttggtgtagtgctccatgcgcctaggggtcccttttatagtcccaaggcagctaggagccgttggacatcaatttggtaggagattcttgccttctgtcgagtggtgcaccggacagccactgtagcagtccggtgctcgatttccttccatacggggcgcagccgaccgttggtcctcgagaTCGGTTGGCGCAACCACGTGTCACGcgttgatcgcgcggccgaccgttggtcgctGGCgcagttgactcaccggacagtccggtgcaccaccagacagtccggtgatttatagccacgtcgctTTTCTCTTTTCCTAAGAGCGCCCAGTTGACGACGAGCTagcctggggcaccagacactatccggtgcgccaccggacagtccggtgtgcgagGCCAGAGCTGGTGTTGGTTGTACTTTGCCAATTCTTCTCCAATTcgaatcttcttttcttggcactgtttctagcacttagataaccatgttagtattcaaaaacaattcactaagtctataAACACACATTGTTCTTGATTTCACACTTCtcactcatttagcacataagaacttaatcaatatgtgttggacatttaatcaccaaaacattatagaattggcccaagggcacatttccctttcatcctctccactacaccattttgttgggggtgtgtagggagaagagaactcatgcttgatgccctcttcctcaagaaaaccttcaatttgagaattcttgaactccgtcccattgtcgcttcttatccttttgatccttaatccgaactcattttgagcccgtcttaagaatccttttaaggtctcttgggtttgtgatttttcctgcaaaaagaacacccaagtgaagcaagaataatcatccacaataactagacagtatttactcccgctgatgcttatgtaagcgatcggaccgaatagatccatgtggagtagctcgagcggcatgTTCGTCGTCATAattttcttgtgtggatgatgggtgccaacttgctttcgtgCTTGGCATGCgaaacaaaccctgtctttctcaaaataaacattcattagtcctaaaatgtgttctccctttagaagtttgtggagattcttcatcccaacatgggctagtcggcgatgccagagccatcccatgttagtcttagcaattaagcaagtgtctagttcagcttgattaaaatcaactaagtatagctgaccctctagcactcccttaaaagctattgaatcatcacttcttctaaagacagtaacacctatatccgtaaaaagacagttgtagcccattttacataattgagaaactgaaagcaaaatgtaatctaaaaaatctacaagaaaacattggaaatagaatgattaggtgatatagctattttacccaatcctttgaccaaaccttgatttccatccccgaatgtgatagctcggtagggatcatcatttttctcgtaggaggagaacatccttttctcccctgtcatgtggtttgtgcacccgctatcgattatccaacttgagccaccggatgcataaacctacaaaacaattttaggccttgttcttatgtacccaaacagtcttgggtcctttgatgttagaaacaagcaccttggttacccaaacacaagtctttggactcttgtgtttgcccccaacatatttggcaactattttcctaatttgttagtaagcacatatgatgcatcaaaagtattaaatgaaacattatgctcatttgatgcagcaggaattttctttctaggcattttaacatgtgtggtatgcctagagctagaagccttatttttatacataaatgcatggtgagaaacagtgtgaggttttctagcatgaatcttcctaattttgtgctcaggatagttagcaggatataaaatgtaaccttcactatcctgaaccatgggagccttgcccttaacaaaattagacaatcttttaggggcattaagcttgacattgcttccctgttggaaactaatgtcatccttaatgccagggcgtctcccattatagagcatgcttctagcaaatttaaacttttcattttcaagttcatgctcattaattttagtagttaatttagctatgtgacattttgttgtttaatcatagcaaggtgatcatcaatagcttctacattaatatctctacatctagtacaaatagaaacatgttagacagtagatgtagagggtttacaagtatttaattcctctatcttagcattcaaaatagcattctcatctctaagacaggaaatagaatcattgcaaacattcaatttttcaatcttagaaattaaactagcatactagaaattgaatcatggcaaatgctaagctccttagataagttttcacatttctctacttcctgagcataagcatttttcaatttaacaaatttcttgttttctttaataaggaagtcctcttggctatccaaaagtttatccttctcattaatggcatctattaattcattcaatttcttcttttgatccatgctaaggttggcaaaaagagacattAAATTGTCTTctctatcactagagctaccctcatcactggatgttgtatatttaggggtggctctagagtgtaccttcttcttcttgccgtccttagccataagacacttgtgaccgatgttggggaagagaagacctttgttgacggtgatgttggcggcgtccttgtcggaagaggagtcggtggagctctcatcggagtcccattcccgacatacgtgggcatcgtTGTCCTTCTTCTTATaataccttttcttttctttctacttccccttcttgtcgacgtccctgtcacttccactagaaattggacattttgctatgaaatgaccggacttaccacaccggtagcaaaccttcttggagtgggacttgtagtttttccctctcctttgcttgaggatttggcggaagctcttgatgatgagcgccatttcctcgttatcgagcttggaggcgtcgatgggaagcctacttgatgtagactcatctttcttctcttctgtcgctttgaatgcgacatgttgcacctcgggtgtggaggtggcaccttgctccaagttgacaatatgtttggagtctttgatcattagctcaaatctCACAAACTTGCctctcacttcctcgggagacattagtttatatctaggatccccacaaattaattgcacttgagtaggattgcaaaaaacaagggatcttagaataaccttgaccatttcatggtcgtcccacttggtgctcccgaggttgtgcacttggttcaccattgtctttagccgattatacattgcttgcggctcttctcctttgttgaggacgaatcgaccgagctcgccctcgatcgtttcccgcttggtaatcttggtcacctcgtccccttcgtgcgcggtcttgagcacatcccaaatttctttgttgctctttaacccttgcaccttgttatactcctctcgacacaaggaggcgaggagtatagacgtgtcttgggagttaaagtgcctgatttgggcgacctcgtccgagttgtagtctttgtcccccaccttaggtacctgcgctccaaattcaacaatgtcccatatgctttcatggagtgaggttagatgatgcctcattttatcactccacatacaataatctccatcaaaatatggtggtttgcctaagggaatggaaagtaatggagcgcgctttgaaatacgaggatattgtaggggcatcttactatacttcttgcgctcatggcatttagaagcgacggatgactcggagcttgatgtggagagTGACGAAGAGTcaatctcgtagtagaccaccttcttcatcttcttcttcttgtcacccttctgatgtgacttgatggaggaagaggattcctccttatgcttgttgccggactcccttgaaagggttctccccgagcttgcgggcttgtcgccaGTCACGaactcacgatctccctcttggcgtgatctcccgacatcacttcgagttgttagactctaatgaagcaccaggctccgataccaattgaaagtcgctagaagggggtgaataggcgtaatctgaaatttacaactttaaacacacactacaacccggggttagcgttagaactacaATCAAGTCCAGGAGAgtggggaaaaacaaatcaaatgagaatcaagcgaatgaacacggtgatttgttttaccgaggttcggttccaaagaacctagtcctcgttgaggaggtcacaaagaccgggtttatttcaaccctttccctctctcaaacggtcacttagaccgagtgagccttcttccttaatctcgtgggtcactaagaccccgcaaggaccaccacacacttggtgtctcttgccttgcttacaacgcacttgagagtaagaatgggaaaagaagaaaggcaatccaacaagcaagagctcaaaagaacacaaaatctctctctcacaagtcactaagtgtttgagatgaatttgggacttggagaggctttgatcttttgaattgtgtctaggagtgaatgctagagctcttatattgaatgtgatcttcagaaatcttggatgcttgaagttgtggtggttggggggtatttatagcccccaaccactaaggtagccgttggggaggctgctggcgatgggcgcaccagacagtctggtgcgccaccggacagacactattcagtgtccggtgcgccgccacgtcacccagccgttagggttcggagccgagtcgaccgttggggctttgtcctcttgcggcaccggacagtccggtgccagaccggatagtccagtgcccctctgacttcgctgctctgacttctgtgcggcACTGTTGCTCACTGTAGCTCCTATCAAAGTCGACTGTTGcttgagttagccgttgctccgctggcacaacggacagtccggtggcacaccggacagtccggtgaattatagcggagggcgccTTTAAATTCCTGAGAGTGGCTGCTTCGGATTTGTAcgggcatggtgcaccggacactgtccggtggcacaccagacagtccggtgcgccaaaccacagcacactcaagttctttgctccggttcaatttagtccctaacttgaatcttttattgatttgtgttgaaccttatgcacctgtaatacatgagttctagagcaaactagttagtccatatatttgtgttggacattcaaccaccaaaattaattgtaggaaaaaggttaatcctatttccctttcaacgccAATGGGTGTCAGTGATCTGCTCCCTTTATTGGAAACTTACGCAGCTATTGAAGTCCTCATGACTGTTAGCTGTACGGGCGGGAGGCTAAGGGTCATCCCATGGCCTCTTTAAATAGACCACGCGCCTGCGATCGTCTCCTTCactcgcttgttgttcttgctgtTCTCCTTTCCCCACTTACTAGAAACACGATGGTCGACAACAAAGGTGGCAAGGGCAAGCGCAACCAAAGGGACAGGAAGCGAAAGCGCCCtctgactcctccatcggaggattttggcAACTCGGAGTTCTCGGAGGAACACTTCTCCTCCGAGGGCGAAGACTCCCCACTGCTAGCCCCTTCTCATCGTCATCCAATTACTCAGATGACTCAATGGGGTTGTCGGTGGCGGAGAGAGCCTACATCCAACCCGTCGAGCAAGCAGGGCTTGAGGGGTTGGATGACTCGGAGGAGGACTCAGAGGAGGACCCTGAGGGGGAGGACTCTGAGGAGGAGGACGATGGCGGTGGCGACGAGAGCGACTATGAGGGCGACAACAACGGCAATGGATGCGACGAGGGCGGTGGCGGCACGAGCGACAGTGACGAGAGCGGTAGTATcaagggcgacgacgacgacaaggGCAGCGGCGGGAACGTTGGTGGCGGGGCGCCACCGGCATAAATATTAGTATAGTAGTAGGTAGTGGTAGTGGTAGTGGTAGTGGTAGGAGTAGTAGTATAGAAGGGATGGAAgtgaagtgtgggggttttctgcCAGGGTTGGTTCATAATGAGTCAACCCTCTTCTTTTGTAATGATCTCCCCTTAGTATGAATGAAAATTGACTATTGTTCATGAGCCTATGTTTTCTTTTGAGGTTGTCCATTCTGATGCCGAGTCTTTTGCTTTGTCCGCTTCCATATTTTGATTGGCAAATCCGACTGACGTGCGCTCTGCCCGACTTAACGTGTTTGGTTGAGGACTCGACTGCCCTAACACCGTCCGACTTAACACGCCCGACTCAGCGTACTTGACTCAAAGTGCTCGACTTAGTAGGTCTACAGCGCGAGCATACCTATACTGGCTAGCAGTTGCCTGGTTGAACAAACCCTAGCCTTGCTTTTCTCCGTTGCGAGCGTCCCTATAAAATTCTCATTCGTACGCAGTTCCACGTTTGATTGCGTTGCTTCGTGGAGTCCGATGGCATCGAGTAAAAAGAAGCATGGGAGTGTTATGCTCGTCATTCCCCCAATTGATCCCAACAACTAGTTTCCCTTCTGTGGTAACTATGCCTCTATCGTCTCTGAATCCGACTTGCTCCACCTGGTTGAGATTGGAGTTTTGCCGTCAAAGGAGTTGTGCTCCTTCCAGTTCTGGCAAGGGATCACCGTAGCCatggaggatacccacgagtccgtaGTTTTTGTTCCTTTTCTTGATTCATGGTTTAGGTTTACCAGTTTCTTCCATGGCCTTCTCGATTTATACTCTCTCAAGTTAACACATCTGAATCCCAACTCCGTCCTTCAAATTGCCATATTTGTTCATCTTTGTGAGGCCTTCCTTGGGATTAGCCCACATTTCGGGTTATGGCAGTATCTGTACCATTGCAACCCTAGAATGATAGGGGGCAACATCAAGTGGTCAGCGACGCTAGCCTTGAACTTCGCCGGGGTAGGAAAGTCGAGTATCTTGATATTCCTTTTAAGGTTAGCATTAAGGGGTGGCACTTTGAGTGGTTCACTATGGAGAACCAGAACAAGTCTCTGCCTGCTCGCTATGGAAGACAACATGATGTCCGAGTGTCAAGTTGGATAGAGGCCCCAACTGACTCAGAGGTTGCTGAAGCCAAGATCCTGTTGGCCGAGGTCGCTGGCTTGAAATACAGAGGTTTGATTGCTGAGACTATGGTTAttgactttgtcttcaagaacattaAGCCTTTGAAGGATAGAGTTTACTCTGCCTATCTGTATACTGGCTGAGAGACCCTTACCGAGTAACAGATAAACATATCTCCGAGGAAAATGTTTTGAAGCGGGTTCAAATGATGTTGAGGGGTGTCATTGCGAGTGTCGACGCTCCTCGCTCTTACTCTGCTTGGAACTTTCCCCCTATGGTAAGTTACAACTATTTGGACTTTGTTATGTCAAATCTTTATATGCCCTATACTCACTGTAATAGATTGTTGCTGTAGAATTCTTTTTCTAAGTTTGTGTCCAACCCACCCATCCGAGGGGAGGATGGGAATCCAGGCCATAGAGTGCGACCTTCGCCGGATGAAGTAGAGGCCATCCTTGCTACGCACAGGAATCTGCCCAAAGAGGAAAACAAACCCACTTCTTGATGCAACCTGCTGATGACGATTCTAAAATTTATGTTGTTCTCGGCATGCTGGCTGGAGAGTCGTTCGAATCAGTGTGACTTGAGCCGGGGAGTAGGGCTCCCGAGCAGTCGGGCGTAGGGTTAAGAGAATTAGTAACCCCGAAGGTGCATGTCGCAAGAGATCATGCCAAACAGACTCTGAGTCTGAGTCTACCGAagtgaagaagaaaaagaaaaggtttcaTCGTTCGTCGGACCTGGAGCTAGTGACTGCCCCGGTCGCGCCAAGTCTTGATGACAATATGGTGGGTGCTGATTTGGAGGATGTCGTGGAAGGTTTTAGTGGTGTGAGGACTGACAGGTATGTGGTGGAGGAaggggatgatgatgatgaagaagaaacaCTTCCCCTGGTCCGTCGGGAACGGTGAAGTAAAGCTTGTGGTGACAATTCAAGCCTTGCTTCTGCGGGGATGATGAATTTCTGAGGTCTGACTATGTCTGCCATCGACGATGTGCTGAAAGATGCTATTCCTGAGGACCTTTTGCTTGAATTTGCTGAACTCAGAGTCGTCGACGTCCGTTTAGAGTGCACGGATGAAGTGTCTTCTGCTGGCCTGCTGGCCGGGCTAGAGGTAAGCCTGTCCGTCTGTCATGGTTCTTTAGCCCCAAGGGTGCTCTAGCTTCCGTGGTTGCTCCAGCCCCCGAGGATCCTTCAGCCAGTTCTCCCTTCGCTGCTGCATTGGGTGTTCATGTGGGGTCGCCAATGACCCAGACTAATGATGTTGTGGTGACAAGTTCTGTTATGCTCATTGGTCCAGCCGGCCCGACCACCTTAGAGGTTGGTGGTCATGGTACTGAAGACCTAATGGGTGCTCCTGTCGCTGAAATCCAAATGGCTAAATCTAGAGTTGAGATCCCAATGAGTGTTGCACTTAGCCAAGATGAATCAGTTCCTTCAATGCTTGACCCTGCTCATAATGCAGTGTCCGTTAATGTCCTTTCTTCTAGGAGCGCGTCGACGCTTCTGGCTTTGGGGTTTCCTTTGATTTGGTCCAATTTACATGTATTTGCGTTCCATGCCACCTTATTTTTACCAATGGGTGTTCCCTTTGCAGACTTCTGCATCCATAGGATGTCCTGGACTTGGTGGTTACTCAGCTGGAAGCACGTGGTGCTCTAGTGCCCTAGCAGATTTCTTCCTTGTCGCGGTGGAACCCTCTTTCTCTTTAGAAGCAAATAGACGATCTAAAATCTGCTAACGCTGGTGAGTTTGTTGATGATACTTCCTGCCGATTTTGCTTTCTGTTTGTACCACAAATTGTTGCTAGTCATTTCTTCAGTTTTGACTTGGCGGTGCTCTGATGCTGAGGAGAGGTGTGCTCGAGGTTAGGCAGAGCTTGATCAAGTGACTATGTTTCTTGATGGTGCCCACTCCATGAACTCTTCCTTGCAGTCAAAGTTTGATTTGGATTAGCTTCTATAGTAGAGTTAAAATCTTTTATTAAAAGAGTTATAGTGCAACATTATAACAATTTGTTAGGGCATTTCGTTTCAGCGACTAAAAGTATACGTGTACATTCGGGTTATCCAACTCGGTCCGGTCCAAGCCCAAAAAGCCGAACACGTTTAATTTTGGGTCGACCAGCCCATAAATAATTTCGGGCCATGTTAGGTCGGTCCACGGGCTGAGCTCTCGGCCTACGGCAAAACACTTTATTGGCTAAACGTGTCGATCTCATTTCGGGTGACCCAAAATAAAAAAACTAAAATACACATCaaagcttgaaatacatattAAATCCCAAAATACATATCAAAGCACGAAATACATGTCAAAGTCTGAAATACACATTAGAGCCCGAAATTGGAAACAGATAATCAGATATGATCAGTAAAACAATAAAAGAGAAGACAAATAAATTTTGACCTAATAAAACTTAATAATTCTATTAAGTTAGAGTTGTGCAATGGCTGCCACGTAAAAAAACCCTTTGACCAGAAAGAAAAAAGAGTACCACTAGCTCAAGTTCAAAAGTTTAGTTTATTGTCCATTGTTCATAGTAAAAGTAAAAAATACATCACATCTACCAATTTGAAGCTACCAAAGAAACACCTAACTCGGACCAACGCCAGCTTCACATTCTTCATCCAAATATATCTATCCTTGTAGTGTTCTTTCATATCATTGTTTGCAATGTTATGCTGCTCCTGACTCTCTCCTAGTTGTCAATCTCTACTACTCTTAAGAATGGAGCGTAGGCGTCCACATGGTGCGCGTTCTGCCTCCGACATCCTCCCCTTCGCTCCGCTCCCTGAAGTCGTGATCTAAGCCGCCATCAACACCCTCTTCCCCCTCCGGTCCCCTCCGCGATCTGATTCCTCGGCAGCCGGCATTCCCAGCCCCCAAAATCCCATTTCCCTCTCCCACACCACGCGCTGCGCCCGCCTGATTCCGCCCGCCAGCCATGCCCGCAGATCTCGCTTCGACGCCCTTATTCCGTCGTATGAAAGATCACCGCCCCGCCTTCCATCGTCGCCCCATGCCACGCTCCCCTTCCATCCTCGCTCACTTCCAGCCGCCCCATAATTCCCAGTTGAAGGAGCCGTCCAAGAACCGGGAACCCCATCACCGGATCAGGAGCAGCCGTGTCGAACCTGACTTTGGACGACGCCGACGGGGACCACCCTCCCTCCGCATCGAAGCCGATGAGCCTCTGGTGGTGGTGTCCACGGTCGATTGACCGATTGAGCCACCGAACGGCACCAATCGAGTGGCATTAGCCTCGACCTGAAGCACACCTGGCCGGAATCCAAAGGATATcgtgcccccgccccgcatcgcgCGATGCTCATTGCTGAGCTCCCGATGACCCACCTCCCCGGAGAGGACATCCTCTTCTGCATCGACATCGACCTCGAGGTCCACGCCAACATGAAGTACGCTGCCGTAGCGTCCTCGGATCCACGTCCACTGCGTCGCCGCAGTCCGTAGGAGGTCGTCGCCGCCGATCAAGCTGCTGCCACCAACGACAGCGAGGCAGCCACGCTCCGCAGCGAGGTCGAGCGCCTCGAGGGTCTCCTCGCCGCGGAGAAGGCTAGCCATGAGGAGGAGATGCGCAGGGGTGCACAGCTCGGGGACCAGCTGCAGACCGTGTACCAGGAGAAGGCCGCCCTCGAGGAGGAGATCGAGACCCTGAAGGGTTCCGCCACTGCCGAGGGCAAGGGCGTGGAAGAGGGATGTGATTCTGTTGCTGCTAGGGCCAGGACGCCTAAGGATTAGGGCGTGGTGCCTCCCGCACTGGTCCGCGGCTGCTGGAGCAGCTGCCACGGCTGGCATCGTGGTGGTCTTGTTTAACCTCAAGAGGTAATCTGGTGGTCCGATGCGCGGAAGTTTTGATCTGCTGCTATGGCCTATATGAGAATAGGCCTACATGTATGGCAAGTACCTTTACTTTCTAAAGTTTTCAATG of Zea mays cultivar B73 chromosome 8, Zm-B73-REFERENCE-NAM-5.0, whole genome shotgun sequence contains these proteins:
- the LOC103637213 gene encoding LOW QUALITY PROTEIN: uncharacterized protein (The sequence of the model RefSeq protein was modified relative to this genomic sequence to represent the inferred CDS: inserted 2 bases in 1 codon; substituted 1 base at 1 genomic stop codon); the protein is MLIAELPMTHLPGEDILFCIDIDLEEVVAADQAAATNDSEAATLRSEVERLEGLLAAEKASHEEEMRRGAQLGDQLQTVYQEKAALEEEIETLKGSATAEGKGVEEGCDSVAARARTPKDXGVVPPALVXAAAGAAATAGIVVVLFNLKR